In Candidatus Defluviilinea gracilis, the genomic window ATCTCGTGATGGATAGCATCGCAAAGGCAAACAAACGCCCCGTGATTCGCGGACGCAACGGCACGGTCAACGAACTGGGCGGGGGAAATTTATATTTCCATAATCTCGGCGGCGCGCGCGATGTGTTCGACGCGCGCACAGGCACGCATCACACCGCGACGCAGGAAGACTGCATCAACGCCACGCGCGTGCTGGATGCGCTCCCCAACTGCAACACGGTTACGCCGTTTTTCACTCCGCCCGATGTGCCGAACGAGATGATGGCTCTGCACATGTTTCGTCACACGCTCTCGAACACGACGAAACCCGTGCAAGGTCCTGGCATCCAATTTGGGCATGAGGCAAAATATGCGGTCGAGATGGCGGCAGTCGTCGGCACGCCTCCGCGCGAACTCACGCTCTCCCTCTCCCCCGTCAGCCCGCTCACGATGCACGACGTCGCCGCGCAAGCCGTGATGGATATGGCGCACGCGGGCGTCATCCATTCCAATTTGCCCGCGCCCACTGGCGGCGCGACTTCGCCGATGACGATCACTGGCAGTCTCGTCCAACAAAGCGCGGAGACTCTCGCCCCCCTCGTTCTCGCGCAATGTATTAATCCAGGATGCGGCGTCGTCTATTGCGGACGACTCGGGATGCTGGAGCCGCGCACGGGATTGATCTGGGGCGGAGTCGAGCTCGGCATGTCATCCGCCGCCACGGTTCAACTCGGACATTTTTACGGGTTCGCCGTTAACGTATATGGATTCTCCACGAACGCGCACACCCTCGACGCGCAGAACGCCTTCGAACGCGGACTCAACACCTCTCTCCCCGCCCTGGCTGGCGCGGACGAACTCTCGGGCATCGGCGAAATGGAAGCGGGAGTCATGGGCTCGTTCGCGCAAATGGTCTTGGACAACGAGCTGGCGAAGAGTGTCCTCCGTCAACGCGCGGGGTTGTCCGCGGATGCAGAACATCTCGCGGTTGAGATCATCAACACGGTGATGGATACCAACCGCAACTATCTCGCGAGCAAACACACGCTCAAACATCTCCGCGCGGGTGAAATGGCGCTGACCAAACTCGCTGAAAGAAATTCGTGGGATACTTGGGAGGAAAAAATGGGACGCAAGCAAATGGCAGATTACGCGACAGATGAAGCGGAGCGAATCTTGCGCGAACATGTTGTGCCGCCGCTTGAACCGCAACAGGAGATTGAGTTGGATCGAATCCTTGCGGCGGCTGAGAAGGAGACGGTGAAGAAAAAGAAGTAATCGCTGGTTGAGCGCAAGCAGTCGAAACCAGCAGGCAACATGCAAATATTATGATTCATGAACACTGGTGGTTTCGATACGCGACGCCAACGAACGGCGTCGCTACTCAACCACCGAAGTTAGGAGATTATTATGCTCAAACAATCACACGCAATATCAGAAGAACTCATCGAATGGCGGCGCGACTTCCACATGCACCCCGAGATCGGATTCGAGTTACATCGCACGTCGAAGATCGTTGCCGACGAGTTGGAGAAGATGGGGTACCGAGTCAAACGCAATGTGGGGAAGACCGGCGTTGTTGCGGAGATCGGCGAGGGCGGCAAGATGATCGCCATCCGCGCGGATATGGACGCGCTCCCCATCCTTGAGATGAACGACGCGGAATATGTCTCGCAGAACAAAGGCGCGATGCACGCCTGCGGACACGATTCACATACCGCGATGGCTCTCGGCGCGGCGCTATTGTTATCGAAAGAAAAATTACCTGGGCGTGTGCGATTCCTTTTTCAGCCTTGCGAAGAGACCGTTGATAATGAAGGCAAAAGCGGCGCGCAGAGAATGTCCGATGAAGGCGCGATGCAAGGCGTGGATTATGTCATCGCGCAACACGTTGACCCAACTCGACCCGTCGGCACGATCAGCATCAGCGCGGGACCGTCGTCAGGCGGAGTCGATTCGTGGCACGCGGTCGTCAAAGGCAAGGGCGGGCACGGCGCGCATCCCGACAAGACCGTTGACCCGTTTTATCTGACGGCGCATGTCATCATCGCATTAAACGCGATCATTTCGCGCAGGATCAATCCGTTCGAGCCTGCGGTGGTGAGCATCGGCTCGATCAACGGCGGGTTTGCGGAAAATGTCATCCCCGAAGAAGTGAAGATCACTGGCACACTGCGCTTCACGGATGAGGCTGTGCATCAACAAATTTACGCCGAGATCAAACGCGCCTTCGACATTGTCAAAGCGCTGGGCGGCGACTACGAACTGGGCTACGACGTGGGCGGTCCGCCGATGATCAACGATGAGTTTGTCTCGGAGATGATCGAAAAAACTGGCAAAGACCTGCTCGGCGCGGATAATGTCAGTGAACTTCAAAAGACCCTTGGCGCGGAGGACTTCGGC contains:
- a CDS encoding trimethylamine methyltransferase family protein → MKPLKFLSDEDIKAMHEATMRIMQEIGIIWTHKPSLDILTDAGCTLKENRVCFPPNLVMDSIAKANKRPVIRGRNGTVNELGGGNLYFHNLGGARDVFDARTGTHHTATQEDCINATRVLDALPNCNTVTPFFTPPDVPNEMMALHMFRHTLSNTTKPVQGPGIQFGHEAKYAVEMAAVVGTPPRELTLSLSPVSPLTMHDVAAQAVMDMAHAGVIHSNLPAPTGGATSPMTITGSLVQQSAETLAPLVLAQCINPGCGVVYCGRLGMLEPRTGLIWGGVELGMSSAATVQLGHFYGFAVNVYGFSTNAHTLDAQNAFERGLNTSLPALAGADELSGIGEMEAGVMGSFAQMVLDNELAKSVLRQRAGLSADAEHLAVEIINTVMDTNRNYLASKHTLKHLRAGEMALTKLAERNSWDTWEEKMGRKQMADYATDEAERILREHVVPPLEPQQEIELDRILAAAEKETVKKKK
- a CDS encoding amidohydrolase, whose product is MLKQSHAISEELIEWRRDFHMHPEIGFELHRTSKIVADELEKMGYRVKRNVGKTGVVAEIGEGGKMIAIRADMDALPILEMNDAEYVSQNKGAMHACGHDSHTAMALGAALLLSKEKLPGRVRFLFQPCEETVDNEGKSGAQRMSDEGAMQGVDYVIAQHVDPTRPVGTISISAGPSSGGVDSWHAVVKGKGGHGAHPDKTVDPFYLTAHVIIALNAIISRRINPFEPAVVSIGSINGGFAENVIPEEVKITGTLRFTDEAVHQQIYAEIKRAFDIVKALGGDYELGYDVGGPPMINDEFVSEMIEKTGKDLLGADNVSELQKTLGAEDFGEFMKHAPGAMYTLGTQKAGHEGYLLHHPKFDIDERAMPIGTAMLAETAKRFLQG